From Paenibacillus graminis, a single genomic window includes:
- a CDS encoding transglycosylase domain-containing protein, with protein sequence MVEENKKKTAKQRPPRRSWLRRFGSVVKWMFILGILGILFAGGAVSGYVASIVKDDPVRSEELIQKEVSQNAVTGFAYFRDGQPIGQLRTEEDRRLVEFNNIPQLVIDAVLAIEDNNFYNHKGVDFSGTLRAVKQKLLNESVQTGGSTLTQQLARRVFLSLDRTEDRKIKEILLSLRLERYLSKQEILTAYLNKVPFGNGSNGYNVYGIKAAAKGIFGLDDLDKLNTAQAAYLAGLPQLPSKYSAFNGIGEFNETAFHRAMERQKLVLRRMLEENKITASQYNEALQFDIKGSLAPHTKKAYATYPYLMLETERKASEILLSLNEGKNGVIDPNTSATADNNTLLEEARRQLMTGGYRVYTTIDKKVYSAMHSISEDSDNFTKDSKTRGKEQTAGMMINNKTGAILGMIEGRDFNIEQMNYATQMIRQPGSTMKPIAAYLPALDAGLIQPAGILDDAPIILKDGGKGFHIPKNANNRYQGLVTARYALNKSLNLPALKLFNEKVGIEKAWAFSKKLGITTIQDDDYKAQTGVIGGLKYGVTVEDLTNAYSSIGNQGAFNDAYMIEKIVDSQGKIIYQHKVNPEQVYSKQTAYLMTDMLRTVITNGTASTVKKNYKHFKDVPIVGKTGSTQNYGDVWFMGYTPDVTLGMWVGYKEQINTLQGDTQKRQAQTLWAKVMNAVIDKQPELFVTKEFAKPEGIVKKTVSAYSGKLPTDLTDRFTTDIFNAKYVPKQSDDGISRAKYITYNGVNYLPLEGTPEDFLKEKIVVKRDKPIQDLVKELLAAFKKMKEHQSLQYYMPEDAKSDFPTEVDPRVDDGNGPTPPSGVNVSYSTGKAVITFNPSGSPDVVGYRLYRSLNGGAYKKQAVLSVGEGTTFTPGTPSGANASFYVAAVDVAGHETSSGSVAGAVTPAPETTPPPEESPGAEATPDPGAQPGSTEDPGMVIIEPPGSSDVPAGGANNAAGGNAGSGNAAAATP encoded by the coding sequence ATGGTTGAGGAGAACAAAAAGAAGACCGCAAAGCAGCGTCCACCCCGTAGATCCTGGCTCCGCAGGTTTGGTTCCGTCGTGAAGTGGATGTTTATACTCGGCATATTAGGCATTCTGTTTGCCGGCGGTGCTGTTTCTGGATATGTCGCTTCCATAGTGAAGGATGATCCGGTACGCTCCGAAGAATTGATTCAAAAGGAAGTCAGCCAGAATGCCGTTACCGGCTTTGCGTATTTCCGCGATGGCCAACCGATCGGCCAGCTCCGGACCGAAGAGGACCGCAGACTTGTAGAATTCAACAATATCCCGCAGCTTGTGATTGATGCCGTTCTCGCGATAGAGGACAATAATTTCTACAATCATAAAGGGGTCGATTTCAGCGGTACCCTGCGTGCCGTCAAGCAAAAGCTGCTGAATGAATCCGTTCAGACCGGCGGCAGTACCCTGACCCAGCAATTGGCACGGCGCGTGTTCCTCAGCCTGGACCGCACAGAGGACCGCAAGATTAAGGAGATCCTGCTGTCTCTAAGACTGGAACGATATTTATCCAAGCAGGAAATTTTAACGGCCTATTTAAATAAGGTTCCTTTCGGCAACGGTTCCAACGGGTACAACGTGTACGGTATCAAAGCCGCCGCCAAAGGGATATTCGGACTGGATGATCTGGATAAGCTGAATACGGCCCAGGCCGCATATCTGGCAGGACTTCCCCAGCTTCCTTCCAAATACTCCGCGTTTAACGGAATCGGAGAATTTAATGAAACGGCATTTCACCGTGCCATGGAACGCCAAAAGCTTGTACTGCGCCGGATGCTGGAGGAGAACAAGATCACTGCCTCCCAGTATAACGAAGCACTGCAATTTGATATCAAAGGTTCTCTGGCTCCGCATACGAAAAAGGCTTATGCTACATATCCTTATCTGATGCTCGAGACCGAGCGCAAAGCCTCCGAGATCCTGCTGTCCCTCAATGAGGGCAAGAATGGTGTAATTGATCCAAATACCTCTGCTACTGCAGATAACAACACACTGCTTGAGGAAGCACGGCGGCAGCTGATGACCGGCGGCTACCGTGTCTACACGACGATCGATAAAAAAGTATACAGTGCGATGCACAGTATTTCGGAGGACAGTGATAATTTCACGAAAGACAGCAAGACCCGTGGCAAGGAACAGACGGCCGGCATGATGATTAACAACAAAACCGGAGCGATTCTCGGCATGATCGAAGGACGGGACTTCAATATTGAACAGATGAACTATGCTACCCAGATGATACGGCAGCCGGGTTCAACGATGAAGCCCATTGCCGCTTATCTTCCCGCACTGGATGCCGGATTGATTCAGCCTGCAGGCATCCTTGATGATGCGCCGATCATTCTTAAGGATGGCGGCAAAGGCTTCCATATTCCGAAGAATGCCAACAACCGGTATCAGGGCCTGGTCACAGCCCGCTATGCCCTTAACAAATCCTTGAACCTGCCAGCCCTCAAGCTGTTCAATGAGAAGGTTGGAATCGAGAAAGCATGGGCTTTTTCCAAGAAGCTGGGGATCACCACCATCCAGGATGATGATTACAAAGCGCAGACCGGAGTCATTGGCGGACTTAAATATGGGGTTACCGTTGAAGATTTAACGAATGCCTATTCCTCGATCGGAAACCAGGGAGCCTTTAATGACGCCTATATGATCGAGAAGATTGTAGATTCTCAGGGCAAAATTATCTATCAGCATAAAGTCAATCCGGAGCAGGTCTACTCTAAGCAAACCGCTTATCTTATGACCGACATGCTGCGTACGGTAATTACCAACGGAACCGCAAGCACAGTTAAGAAAAACTACAAACACTTCAAAGATGTGCCTATTGTCGGCAAAACCGGTTCCACCCAAAACTATGGCGATGTATGGTTTATGGGCTACACGCCGGATGTCACGCTTGGCATGTGGGTGGGCTATAAGGAACAAATCAATACGCTTCAGGGCGATACCCAGAAACGTCAGGCGCAGACCTTGTGGGCAAAAGTAATGAATGCGGTCATTGACAAGCAGCCTGAGCTTTTTGTCACTAAGGAATTTGCGAAACCTGAAGGCATCGTCAAAAAGACAGTATCCGCCTACAGCGGCAAGCTGCCCACTGACTTGACCGACAGGTTCACTACAGATATTTTTAACGCGAAATACGTGCCGAAACAAAGTGATGACGGAATCTCCAGAGCCAAATATATTACTTACAACGGCGTGAATTACCTTCCTCTGGAAGGCACACCTGAGGATTTTCTCAAAGAGAAAATTGTCGTCAAACGCGACAAACCGATCCAGGATCTCGTGAAGGAGCTGCTTGCCGCCTTTAAGAAGATGAAAGAGCATCAATCGCTTCAATACTACATGCCGGAGGATGCAAAATCCGACTTCCCGACCGAGGTGGATCCTCGTGTGGATGACGGTAATGGCCCAACGCCACCAAGCGGAGTCAATGTCTCTTACAGTACGGGAAAAGCCGTTATAACCTTTAACCCTAGCGGTTCGCCGGATGTGGTCGGCTACCGCCTGTACCGTTCCCTTAACGGAGGAGCGTACAAAAAGCAGGCTGTTCTATCCGTCGGCGAAGGAACCACTTTCACCCCTGGCACTCCGTCCGGTGCCAATGCCTCCTTCTATGTGGCTGCGGTGGATGTAGCCGGTCATGAGACGTCTTCGGGCAGTGTAGCCGGGGCAGTCACTCCTGCACCGGAGACTACGCCGCCGCCGGAAGAATCTCCTGGTGCAGAAGCTACACCGGACCCCGGAGCGCAGCCAGGCAGCACGGAAGATCCCGGCATGGTCATTATTGAGCCGCCGGGATCATCCGATGTCCCTGCCGGTGGAGCCAATAATGCTGCCGGAGGAAATGCCGGCTCGGGAAATGCCGCAGCAGCAACACCTTAA
- a CDS encoding HPr family phosphocarrier protein, with protein MSSNNAAIVDIAQTASKFNSSIVLQADNKYIDVKSILGLFTTLVSSQSYELHVHGADAEEAKKAMTEVFAKHGLKFTVVPE; from the coding sequence ATGTCCAGTAACAATGCGGCAATCGTGGATATTGCCCAAACGGCAAGCAAGTTCAACTCATCGATCGTTCTTCAGGCAGACAACAAGTACATTGATGTTAAAAGTATTCTCGGTCTGTTCACTACTCTTGTCTCCAGCCAAAGCTATGAGCTTCATGTGCATGGTGCAGACGCTGAGGAAGCCAAGAAGGCGATGACCGAAGTTTTTGCGAAGCATGGTTTGAAATTTACGGTGGTTCCAGAATAA
- a CDS encoding sensor domain-containing diguanylate cyclase, which yields MSEQEAYGRKDNRVLLQDTMQSRGDTEDPAAWLRETDIVSYDFPYAANLIAESFREWRGQSGPEFAKDWDWCVLNFEGKYIDLIDYAGNAEQWKGQLEAAAAVSLQFMKPYAIHEQVAGHTVSFIVIPVFTRSQREIFALLGCAMPREQYEQGGLHIAEAMSLHYQACFYCRFEHVFVSDLAGVHLHAERESSRRSLLFQIVQRMHDNIDVDAVLTEVIDSISAMYPGARLELFMSQDHRSANPQVKPLPLCWGNDDVCARAFKDGRVSLYAGREGSHSVEIGLPLGGKQGVYGVFHMVMDKPAFPEVDLRFLSMVADTAGTAFENAKLYERSNQLIRELRMSNELTQRLNQSLRLGDIFQFAFEELLEMFDADYCCILHMNEDKGGLEAIACNYQPLQGEILEIGEGLGGKVYTTGEALILSDYRNADGSYSRLMDATGSNSVIATPLNVGGEVRGAIMLTHREPHFFSYDSYRLLQAMAGHIGLAVGNARLHAEVRRLANRDSLTGLYARHYLDEVIKDKQITEFCGSLIVVDIDQFKMVNDTYGHQKGDKILRQVSEIVKSSIRQGDIAARWGGEELAVYLPQLGVQQAVFVAERIRKRVMSETEPHVTVSCGIAEWSWTDDKVSVESLFYRADMALYEAKNNGRNQVVLDTKLAEISTKNP from the coding sequence ATGTCAGAGCAGGAAGCATACGGACGCAAAGACAATCGTGTGCTGTTACAGGACACAATGCAATCACGCGGAGATACCGAAGATCCCGCCGCATGGCTTAGGGAAACAGATATTGTATCATACGATTTTCCCTATGCAGCCAACCTGATTGCGGAAAGTTTCCGGGAATGGCGGGGGCAGAGCGGACCGGAATTCGCCAAGGACTGGGACTGGTGTGTGCTTAATTTTGAAGGGAAATACATTGATCTTATAGATTATGCAGGAAATGCGGAGCAATGGAAAGGTCAGTTGGAGGCAGCAGCGGCTGTCTCCCTGCAATTCATGAAACCTTATGCGATCCATGAGCAGGTTGCCGGACACACAGTCTCTTTCATAGTCATTCCGGTATTTACACGCAGTCAGAGGGAAATTTTTGCACTGCTTGGCTGCGCAATGCCGCGTGAGCAATATGAACAAGGCGGGTTGCATATAGCGGAAGCTATGTCCTTGCATTATCAGGCCTGCTTTTACTGCAGATTTGAACATGTGTTTGTGTCCGATCTGGCTGGAGTACATCTGCATGCGGAGCGTGAGAGCAGCCGGCGTTCACTGCTGTTCCAGATTGTACAGCGGATGCATGACAATATTGATGTGGATGCTGTGCTGACTGAGGTAATCGACAGTATTTCGGCCATGTATCCGGGAGCCCGGCTTGAACTTTTCATGTCGCAGGACCACCGCAGCGCGAACCCGCAGGTTAAGCCGCTCCCGCTCTGCTGGGGGAACGATGATGTATGCGCAAGAGCGTTCAAAGATGGACGAGTGTCCCTGTATGCCGGACGCGAGGGCAGCCATTCGGTTGAAATTGGCCTTCCCCTTGGCGGCAAGCAGGGGGTTTATGGCGTATTTCATATGGTGATGGATAAGCCGGCTTTTCCGGAGGTGGATTTACGTTTCCTCTCCATGGTGGCCGATACTGCAGGTACCGCTTTTGAGAATGCCAAACTGTATGAGCGGTCCAATCAGCTGATCCGGGAACTGCGCATGAGCAATGAGCTCACCCAGCGGCTCAATCAGAGCCTGCGTCTTGGCGATATTTTTCAGTTCGCTTTTGAAGAGCTTCTGGAAATGTTTGATGCCGACTACTGCTGTATATTACATATGAATGAGGACAAGGGCGGGCTGGAGGCGATTGCCTGCAACTATCAACCCCTGCAGGGTGAAATTCTTGAAATCGGCGAAGGGCTTGGCGGCAAGGTGTACACCACGGGCGAGGCACTTATTCTGTCGGATTACCGGAACGCGGACGGAAGTTATTCACGGCTGATGGATGCCACAGGTTCGAACTCAGTGATTGCCACTCCCCTTAATGTAGGAGGCGAAGTTCGTGGGGCAATTATGCTCACCCACCGGGAGCCGCATTTCTTCTCATATGACAGTTACAGGCTGCTCCAGGCCATGGCAGGCCATATCGGACTTGCTGTAGGCAATGCGCGTCTGCATGCCGAGGTGCGGCGTTTGGCCAACCGTGACAGTCTGACGGGCTTGTATGCGAGGCATTATCTGGACGAGGTCATCAAGGATAAGCAGATTACCGAATTCTGCGGTTCTTTGATCGTCGTGGACATCGACCAGTTCAAGATGGTGAATGACACTTACGGTCACCAGAAAGGCGACAAAATTCTGAGGCAGGTCAGCGAAATCGTCAAGTCTTCCATCCGGCAGGGGGATATCGCCGCAAGATGGGGCGGGGAGGAGCTGGCGGTGTATTTGCCGCAGCTTGGCGTGCAGCAAGCCGTATTTGTAGCGGAACGTATCCGTAAGCGGGTAATGAGCGAAACGGAACCGCATGTAACCGTCTCCTGCGGCATTGCGGAGTGGAGCTGGACAGATGATAAGGTAAGCGTGGAGTCGCTCTTCTACCGGGCGGACATGGCTCTCTACGAAGCGAAGAACAACGGCAGGAACCAAGTCGTGCTAGATACCAAATTAGCGGAGATCAGTACAAAGAATCCTTAA
- the rpsD gene encoding 30S ribosomal protein S4, translating into MARYTGPKFKLSRRLGISLSGTGKDLKRPFPPGQHGANQRRKVSNYGMQLLEKQKLRHMYGLGEKQFKTLFTKAQKLQGIAGENFMFLLESRLDNLVYRLGFANSRAGARQLVSHGHVTVNGKKVDIASYRVSVGDVIGLRERSRAMASIKEALENRSHLPGYLEYADGSFEGKYIRLPERAELSQDIDEKQIVEFYNR; encoded by the coding sequence ATGGCACGTTACACCGGACCTAAATTCAAACTCAGCCGCCGTCTGGGCATCTCCCTTAGCGGTACAGGCAAAGACCTGAAACGCCCTTTCCCACCAGGACAGCACGGCGCTAACCAACGCAGAAAAGTAAGTAACTACGGAATGCAGCTTTTGGAAAAACAAAAACTGCGCCACATGTACGGCTTGGGCGAAAAGCAGTTTAAAACTCTTTTCACCAAAGCACAAAAGCTCCAGGGTATCGCGGGCGAAAACTTCATGTTCTTGCTCGAAAGCCGCTTGGACAACCTGGTATACCGTCTTGGTTTCGCCAACTCCCGCGCTGGTGCGCGTCAGCTGGTATCCCACGGACACGTTACCGTTAACGGCAAAAAAGTCGACATCGCTTCTTACCGCGTAAGCGTGGGCGACGTAATCGGACTTCGCGAAAGAAGCCGCGCTATGGCTTCCATCAAAGAAGCTCTGGAAAACCGCTCCCACCTTCCAGGTTACTTGGAATATGCTGATGGTTCTTTCGAAGGCAAATACATTCGTTTGCCAGAACGTGCAGAACTGTCCCAGGATATTGATGAAAAGCAAATCGTCGAGTTCTACAACCGTTAA
- the acsA gene encoding acetate--CoA ligase, which yields MADYSRAVSEFRWEDVEKSFSWHESGKVNMAHEAIDRHVLEGRGAATALIYSDSAREEMYTFSDLRERSNRFGNVLRQHGIGRGDRVFIFMPRRPELYFSLLGVLKVGAVAGPLFEAFMETAVKDRLEDSGAVALITTPELLQRVKRAELPELKHVFVVGGSTDSEQGLVSYEEAAAAASTELEPEWLSLEDGLIMHYTSGSTGKPKGVYHVQRAMIQHYYTGKIVLDLRPDDIYWCTADPGWVTGTSYGIFAPWLNGVTNVVRGGRFSPQDWYKTIERFGVTVWYSAPTAFRMLMGAGEASLKDIDLSSLRHVLSVGEPLNPEVVRWGDKFYQQRIHDTWWMTETGAQLICNYPGMDIKPGSMGRPLPGIEAAILDDRGNVLPPYAMGNLAIRTPWPSMMGKIWNNKAKYEEYFRIPGWYISGDSAYMDEDGYFWFQGRIDDVINSSGERIGPFEVESKLVEHPAVAEAGVIGKPDVMRGEIIKAFISLRDGYFPTAELKEEIAAFVKAGLSAHAAPREIEFREKLPKTRSGKIMRRVLKAWELHLPAGDLSTIED from the coding sequence ATGGCAGATTATTCCCGGGCAGTCAGCGAATTCCGGTGGGAGGATGTAGAGAAAAGCTTCTCCTGGCATGAGAGCGGCAAGGTGAATATGGCCCATGAAGCCATTGACCGTCATGTGCTGGAAGGCCGCGGAGCAGCCACGGCTTTGATCTACAGTGATTCGGCTAGGGAAGAAATGTACACGTTCTCCGATTTGCGTGAGCGGTCGAACCGTTTCGGAAATGTGCTGCGTCAGCATGGCATCGGCCGGGGAGACCGGGTGTTTATTTTTATGCCGCGCCGGCCGGAGCTCTATTTCAGTTTGTTGGGCGTTCTCAAAGTGGGAGCGGTAGCTGGCCCGCTTTTTGAGGCTTTTATGGAAACGGCTGTAAAGGACCGGCTGGAGGACAGCGGCGCAGTAGCACTCATTACTACACCTGAGCTGCTGCAGCGGGTCAAACGTGCCGAGCTGCCAGAGCTTAAGCACGTGTTTGTAGTAGGCGGCTCGACTGACAGCGAGCAAGGGCTTGTGAGCTACGAAGAAGCGGCCGCTGCGGCCTCAACGGAGCTTGAACCGGAATGGCTGAGTCTGGAGGATGGGCTGATTATGCACTATACCTCCGGCTCAACCGGCAAACCCAAAGGCGTATATCATGTGCAGAGAGCAATGATCCAGCATTATTATACAGGCAAGATTGTACTGGATTTGCGTCCTGACGACATCTATTGGTGTACGGCTGATCCCGGCTGGGTTACCGGAACTTCCTATGGTATTTTTGCGCCTTGGCTGAACGGAGTGACCAACGTTGTGAGGGGCGGCCGCTTCAGCCCGCAGGACTGGTATAAGACCATCGAGCGGTTTGGGGTTACCGTATGGTACAGTGCACCTACCGCGTTCCGTATGTTGATGGGAGCGGGGGAGGCCAGCCTGAAGGACATCGATCTCAGCAGTCTGCGGCATGTTCTGTCGGTAGGAGAGCCGCTCAATCCCGAAGTTGTGCGCTGGGGAGACAAATTCTATCAGCAGCGCATTCATGATACCTGGTGGATGACTGAAACTGGAGCACAGCTGATCTGCAATTACCCCGGAATGGATATTAAGCCCGGCTCCATGGGACGCCCGCTGCCCGGCATCGAAGCTGCTATTCTGGATGACCGTGGCAATGTGCTGCCGCCTTATGCGATGGGCAATCTGGCGATTAGGACGCCATGGCCCTCCATGATGGGGAAAATCTGGAACAACAAAGCGAAATACGAGGAGTATTTCCGCATTCCCGGCTGGTACATCTCCGGTGATTCCGCATATATGGATGAAGATGGCTACTTCTGGTTCCAGGGCCGGATCGATGATGTCATCAATTCCTCCGGTGAGCGGATTGGCCCGTTCGAAGTGGAGAGCAAGCTGGTAGAGCATCCTGCGGTTGCTGAAGCCGGGGTGATCGGCAAACCGGATGTTATGCGGGGAGAGATTATTAAGGCGTTCATTTCCTTGCGGGATGGATATTTCCCCACGGCTGAGCTGAAGGAGGAGATAGCGGCCTTTGTCAAAGCAGGTTTGTCCGCCCATGCAGCACCGCGTGAAATTGAATTCAGGGAGAAGCTGCCCAAGACCCGTTCCGGTAAAATCATGCGCCGCGTGCTGAAAGCCTGGGAGCTTCATCTTCCTGCGGGGGATTTATCCACAATCGAGGACTAA
- a CDS encoding YlaN family protein, translating into MTSSDLQEQLNLRAVTLLQEDANKIQKLIEVQMENLATRYCPLYEEVLDTQMYGFSREVDFAVRAGLVPEVSGKLILSELERNLAVLYEALNKKAEEREML; encoded by the coding sequence ATGACTTCATCGGATTTGCAGGAACAGCTTAATCTTAGAGCAGTCACTCTTCTTCAAGAAGATGCCAATAAAATTCAGAAGCTCATCGAAGTGCAGATGGAGAATCTGGCAACCCGTTACTGCCCTCTCTATGAGGAAGTGCTCGATACCCAGATGTACGGGTTCTCCAGAGAAGTCGATTTTGCAGTCAGAGCAGGGCTGGTGCCGGAAGTTTCAGGTAAGCTCATTCTGAGCGAGCTGGAGCGCAATCTGGCCGTACTGTACGAGGCGCTCAACAAGAAGGCTGAAGAGCGCGAGATGCTGTAA
- a CDS encoding aminopeptidase gives MKDPRIQKLAENLVNYSVNVQPGENVLVEMIGSERDLIKAVVEEVGKAGGRAFVQLTDRTVLRSMLKYATREGLEAWAEIDLNRMKQMDCYIGIRAGENVNDLSDVPEENMKLYNSLYSHPVHSEQRVKHTKWVVLRYPNASMAQLANTTTEAFEDFYFEVCNLDYAKMDRAQDALAELMRRTDKVRISGPGTELAFSIKGIGAEKCSGLRNIPDGEVYSAPVRDSVNGTISYNAATLYNGVTFENVKFKFENGKIVEATSNDPVRLNEILDSDEGARHIGEFAIGFNPYILHPMKDILFDEKIAGSLHFTPGQAYDVTDNGNRSSIHWDLVLIQRPEYGGGEIYFDDVLIRKDGIFVLPELKGLNPENLK, from the coding sequence ATGAAGGATCCGAGGATTCAAAAGCTTGCGGAAAATCTTGTGAACTACTCCGTAAACGTGCAGCCGGGCGAGAATGTGCTCGTCGAAATGATTGGCAGTGAAAGAGATTTAATTAAAGCTGTCGTCGAGGAAGTGGGCAAAGCGGGCGGCCGTGCATTTGTGCAGCTTACCGACCGTACCGTTCTGCGCAGCATGCTTAAATATGCTACCCGGGAGGGTCTTGAGGCCTGGGCGGAAATCGACCTGAACCGTATGAAGCAGATGGATTGCTATATCGGTATCCGTGCCGGCGAGAATGTAAATGATCTTTCGGACGTGCCGGAAGAGAATATGAAGCTCTACAATTCCCTGTATTCCCACCCGGTACATAGCGAACAACGTGTCAAACACACCAAGTGGGTAGTGCTGCGTTATCCTAATGCAAGTATGGCACAGCTGGCCAATACGACCACCGAAGCGTTTGAGGACTTTTACTTCGAAGTCTGCAATCTGGATTATGCCAAAATGGACAGAGCCCAGGATGCCCTGGCTGAGCTGATGCGCAGAACGGATAAGGTTCGCATTTCGGGTCCGGGAACGGAGCTTGCTTTTTCGATCAAGGGAATTGGTGCGGAGAAATGTTCCGGGCTCCGGAATATCCCTGACGGTGAAGTCTATAGTGCTCCTGTCCGCGATTCTGTCAATGGAACCATCAGCTACAATGCAGCAACGCTCTATAACGGTGTGACATTCGAAAATGTGAAATTCAAATTCGAAAACGGAAAGATTGTTGAAGCTACCAGCAATGACCCTGTGCGGCTGAACGAAATTCTGGATTCCGATGAGGGGGCCCGCCATATTGGCGAGTTTGCCATTGGTTTCAACCCTTACATCCTGCACCCTATGAAAGACATTCTGTTCGATGAGAAGATCGCCGGCAGCCTGCACTTCACACCGGGTCAAGCATATGATGTAACGGACAACGGGAACCGTTCCTCGATTCACTGGGACCTCGTTCTGATTCAGCGGCCTGAATACGGCGGCGGCGAAATCTATTTTGACGATGTACTGATCCGCAAGGATGGGATCTTTGTTCTTCCGGAACTGAAAGGTCTGAATCCCGAGAATCTGAAATAA